In Magnolia sinica isolate HGM2019 chromosome 12, MsV1, whole genome shotgun sequence, a single genomic region encodes these proteins:
- the LOC131221441 gene encoding peroxidase 39-like produces the protein MEKMSCVGILILLGFLSFAHADLKLGFYDQTCPKAEKIVLDYVKKHIPNAPSLAAPLLRMHFHDCFVRGCDASVLINSTATKPSEKAAFPNLSLRGFGFIDAVKSLIEKECPGVVSCADIIALTARDSVVEIGGPFWNVPTGRRDGTVSNTSEANNQIPSPFFNFTTLRASFASKGLDVKDLVLLSGGHTIGITHCPQFTNRIYNFTGKGDVDPSLDKEYAAVLRKKTCKTPTDNTTIVEMDPGSFRTFDLSYYKLLLKRRGIFESDAALTKDSQSKAIVTELVNGPLWKFFEEFALSMEKMGRIDVKTGTVGEIRKHCAVVNS, from the exons ATGGAGAAGATGAGTTGTGTTGGGATTCTCATCCTTTTGGGATTCTTGAGTTTTGCTCATGCTGATCTGAAATTGGGATTCTACGATCAGACGTGCCCAAAGGCGGAGAAGATTGTGTTAGACTATGTGAAGAAACACATCCCAAATGCTCCGTCCTTGGCCGCGCCACTCTTGAGAATGCACTTCCATGACTGCTTCGTGAGG GGATGTGATGCATCAGTTCTTATAAATTCCACTGCAACTAAGCCATCAGAGAAGGCGGCATTTCCGAATCTGAGCCTACGAGGATTCGGCTTCATCGATGCTGTGAAGAGCTTAATAGAAAAAGAATGCCCAGGCGTCGTTTCCTGCGCTGATATTATTGCACTGACTGCAAGAGATTCAGTTGTAGAAATT GGAGGACCCTTTTGGAATGTTCCAACAGGACGTAGAGATGGGACTGTCTCAAATACATCAGAGGCGAATAATCAAATTCCATCTCCATTTTTCAATTTCACTACTCTTCGGGCGAGTTTCGCAAGCAAAGGACTTGATGTAAAAGATCTGGTTCTGTTATCTG GCGGCCACACGATCGGAATCACCCACTGTCCACAATTCACCAATCGTATCTATAATTTCACTGGAAAAGGCGATGTGGATCCTTCTCTAGACAAAGAATATGCTGCAGTCCTAAGGAAGAAGACATGCAAGACTCCCACCGATAACACCACGATCGTTGAAATGGACCCCGGCAGTTTCCGGACCTTCGATCTTAGCTACTACAAGCTTTTACTGAAGAGACGTGGTATTTTTGAGTCCGATGCAGCTCTGACCAAAGATAGCCAATCGAAAGCAATTGTCACTGAACTCGTAAACGGCCCACTATGGAAGTTCTTCGAGGAGTTTGCACTATCAATGGAGAAGATGGGAAGAATCGATGTGAAGACAGGAACAGTTGGTGAGATCAGAAAGCACTGTGCTGTGGTGAATAGTTAG